CAGGTATGTTCCGCCTGGTATCTGGATTGCGCTTGCAATCTTTGTGGGTATGGCTGTCGTACAGACTACTTGGCTGTGGCACCGTAGCCAGCAGGTCGGTGCTCTGCAGGTGCAATTGCAGAGTCTTGAGTTGCTACCCAGTCAAGGGTCACGCCATGCGCAACCTGACCCGATCATGCAACAATCCTATCGGGAACTTCTGGATATCTCGACGCAGCTTACGCTTCCTGTGCATATCTGGATGGCTTGTCTGCAGCCGCCCGCCCAGGTACCCGTGCGCATCACCAGTTTTGACTGGAATGCCGCCACTGACGTCATCGACATGCGTATGAACGTCTATCATCGCACTGAGTTTGCCGATTATCTCCAAGCTCTTGCTGAACAAAAATATCCTTGCTCGGCCAGTCTGCGACAGGAAGAGCGTACCCAAGAGGGCGGTTATCAGCTCAGCTTGAGATTGTACTCCCTGCACAAGGAAGCTGCCGGTGAAAGATAACCTGATCTCCAGTCTGCATCGTTGGCGTTGGACCTTTGCTTATCGGTTTGCTTCTCTGAGTAAACTGGCAAAGACGATACTATTTATCATCCTGACGGGTCAGGTTTTGCTGCTTGCGGGATTAGTCAGCCTTGAACGTCATGTTGTAGAGCTGCGACAGATGGTGGAGCTGAGCCAGGTGGCAGCCGACAACCCGGTTGCCAATACTGAGGTGGATTACAGAGATATACTCAATCGGTTTAATACTTTTTTGCCTGAGGCCGGAGCGCTTACTCACATCACCACGTCGTTGCACGCTGTTGCCAACGAGGCCGGGGTTACGCTTAATACATTGGGCAGCCAAATGATTGTCGGCCAACCCGCCAGCATTGTTCAACGTCAGGCTTTGCGGTTGCAACTGGCGGGTGAGCACGGCAGCGTTGAGCGCTTTATTCTCTTGGCCTTACTCGAGAATGACGCATTGTTGCTCCGACGTTGGGCCTATCAGACCGGTACAGCTGCTGCTACCAGTACCATCGACTTTGAACTGGTAGTCAAGCCATGATTTCTCGCAAGCTGATAGCGTTGCTGATTACCAGTGCGGCACTGGCTTGGCTCACCAGCCGGCCAGAACCTGCGTCGATACCTGCAGTGACGCTACCTACTAAGCAGCACCCCGGCCAGGCATCACCGCCGCTACAGGCTCAGCCGGTTCCCGAGCGGGAACCATGGCGGCGTGCTATCGAGCTGCCTGCAGTAGAATTTGTACCGGAGCCTGAACCCGAACCTGTCTTCGAACCGGTGCCGATGCCTATCATGGTTTCACCGCCACCACCCCCTCCACCGCCTAGCGCACCGCCATTGCCGGTCCAGTATCTAGGACAACTGCAGCATGCTGGTAAGGTGATGCTGTATATCCGCTATCAAGACCGTGCCCAGAGCATTGCCGCAGGAGAGCAATTGGATAACCTGTATCGCTTGGATCGGATCGCTCAAGATTACGCTGTGTTCCGCTACCTGCCCATGGATGTTCAACAGGAATTGCACTGGAATGCCGAGCCTTAGGTTTATGCATGCCCGTGGCTTTACCTACATCGAAATGCTCGCCTCGCTGGCGATTATCAGTTTGATCGCCAGTATCAGTTTCCCGCTCTGGACTCTCCAGCAAGAGCGGGAGAAAGAGCAAGATCTACGTCTGGCTCTGCGTGAAATCCGAACCGCTATTGACACCTACAAGCACGCTTATGATGAGCATCGCATTGAGCAACGTGAGGGCTCATACGGCTATCCCAAGAGTTTGGGAGAGCTTGTGGAAGGTGTGGTAGATGTATCTACTCCGGATAGGCGAAAATTATATTTTTTGCGCAGAATCCCCTTGAATCCGTATATGGCCGCAGATGTGCCGCGGGACGAGCACTGGATACCATTGGGCTATCGAGAGCAGGGCAAAGAGCAGCGGGGCAGGGATGAGCTGTTTGATATAAAGGCTGTAGTCCCGTAGTTAACTCATCTGGGTATTCCCTCACTGTGCTCAGGCATTCCAGCCCGTCGATATGCGGATCGGCGCTGATAAACCGCGCAATGATCGGATCGTAGAGCCTTCCGTTCATGTTCACCAAGGCCATGTCGTCGAGCATTTTCTGCCCGGTAAAGCCATGGTGGGGTGCTCAGGCTTGGCAGGATGCCCAAGCCCTGGTTATCGAATGCTTGGTCATCGCTGCCATCCAGGCCTGAGAAGTGGCAAAACTGGAGCCCATGATGGATTGGAAGCAGTATGTGGCCGCGCCAATGGCCCCATGGCTCTGGTGACTTGGCCTACGGGCTTCATCACCGCTGAACACGCTCTTGACCGCTTTCTTGACCTCGCCGCCGATTTTCTTCACCAGTTTCTCCAGGGAATACCCACTGGGATCGATGGCATTATATAGGGAGGTGATTTAGTCGTTGTGTCGCTGTTAAAGAACTAGTCGATCCAACCCTCTCCCTGTAAGCTAATCGTATCAATACCGGGCTCGACTTTTTCTTCAGTGATGTGAAAATGAGCTTTTCCATCCAAGAATTCATGCACAGGACCTGAGAAAAGATCTCTAGCATTGTTTTCTCGCTGTTCGCAGTCTGAACCGTACTGCAGATATACTTCAGACCCATTTTTCTGGAATGCCAAGCCAGATAACAATTCTCCTGAATGCTCAGCTTCTTGATAATCCAAAATCAAGTCCATCAAAGTATTCATTGTCTTTACCCTTTCGATTCCATCAACATCCCAAGATATTGCCACCTTGACAATGCAGTCAGAACGGCTGTAAAGCGCTATCTCCTCAGTGTCTGCGCAGCCGGAAATGGAAAGCATGACAGCTATTATTAAAATTTTTAACTTTGCAAATTCTTTCATGGGCGTAAATTTACCTGAATGTAGCTTACTGCAGAGTTGTCATGCACTAAGTTCTGAACTGGAACCCATACTCTCCATCTATATGGATAGACTCCCCGCCAAAAAATCAAGTGATGATATTGTTTGGTTGAGCAATATGGTTGGGGAGGTGCGGGATCAAGGCCCACCATAATTTTCCATCTGGGCCAATATTGTCATGCTCCACATGAAAATAGAAATTGTCTGCCGCACCACCACAGCCCGAAAAAGACTCAATGAGTCTCAGAAACCCAATTTTCTTTATATCAATAAGGTAGAGGAGCTCGATATAGCCCTCAAGGACTCCGTCGGAATGAGAGTTGACTCCTCTGGTCGCCGTATAGAACTAAGGTTGTGAAGGTTAAGATTTATATATATACCATCCTTGCTTCTTGGATGGGGTGAAACCTCTATCTCCTAACTCTTCATTTGTCAATGCGCCGGGGAGGGAAAGAGTCCAACTTGTTATATAAACTATGCTTTCCAAATGACCAGAAACAGATAGCCCTGATGCGTGCATGACAAAAGATACTGTTGACAAGGGATTTTCCTTATAATCACCTCTTCTTCCACAAGAAACTGATAGTGCACCGACTTTTTCTAGCTTCTCTTTTATCAATTTTATGGCTGCATCCAACTCTTTTGAAGAGTGCACGTTTTTATAGTAGCTGGTGGGCTCATCCTTTGAGGATACTCTATTTATTTCAGCGTTTTTTTCGCAAATACCCACAACGGACTGCAACTCGGGAAGCATGATATCTATGGTTTCCTCTAGATTTCTTGGAGGAACCTCTTTTATTTTTTCCTCATTCAACGCCTCGTTGAAGATTTTCCAACTTTTCTTATTCTGGGGCTCCTCGCAGCCGGACATAGTCATCAAAGAAATTATGATGAATAAAAATAGCATTCGATTAATAGTTTTTATCTGCATAATCCCAGCCTCTCATAATGTTGATTGAATCACCTGGGTTGTCTCCCCATGTAAACCCACTCCTGGTTGTTAGGCGACTAACGGGGTCTGGGAAAAGATATCCGCCATAAGTCCTAGACAAGAGTCCTGTGGCGATTGCTAGGTGGCGAGAATTACCTCCGCCTTGCTTTGTAACCTGGTAAAGCCCTGCCCCATACAAGCTGCCTTCAAGATTGAACCCATGGGCTCTTGCTACAATTCCGAAGTGCATATTTCCAAAATCATCCAATCGAGCAGGGGAAATCCCGGCTGCGATTAAATTTGCATTATTTTTATAGTCCCAATCTCCGCCAGTGGCCACTTTTCCTAGCCACTCTCTAGTAGATATGCTGGCAGCATTCTTGACGTTATGGTCGATATCAATCCCCCCAGCCGAAAGAATATCACCATACTTTCTTTCAAAAGCTTTTCGGGAGTGTCTTCTCTCATTGAACTCATGCCCAACAATGGCAACAACGGCACCTTCCGCGAAATTCCCGCCTCCCAGCTTAGCACCGATACCTCCAAACAGCCCCGCCCCAAAATGATTATTGGTCAGGCCATTGACATCCCCGAATGCCCCAAAGCTACCCGCCAGAAAGCCCGAACGGAAGTCACCACCCGATACCACCGAGGTAATTCCACCTCTGACTCCATGCATTCCAACATTCGCGATGGCACTATTAGCGTTGCTACCTATCCAGTGCGCTGCATGTGCACCGGCATAGGCAGTGGCCCCTGTTAACGCTCCTATTCGCAATGATTGATTGAAACTAGCCCCGTGAGCATGGGCCACAGCAAAACCACCTCCTCCCATCATGGCAGCCATACATGCAGCTGCTGCAGGTCCAGGACAAATATAAAACGAAGCGATAGCCACCAGCGGCTGAGCCAATGGTCCCATGGCTCTGATGACTTTTCCTACTGGCTTCATCACCGCCTTGAACACACTTTTTACTGCTTTCTTGACCCCGCCGACAATTTTCTTCACCAGTTTTTTCAGGAAGTATCCACTGGGATCAGTAGCACTGAGCGGGTTGTTATGCACGTAGCTGTAGCTGTTCAGTCCCTGGGTGCTGTACAGCCCATCGATATGCGGGTCAGCGCTGATGAACCGCGCAATGACCGGGTCATACAGTCGCCCATTCATGTGCACCAGGGTCATGTCGTCGAGCATTTCATGCCCGGTAAAGCCGTGATGAGTGCTCAGGCTCGGCAGGATACCTAGGCCCTGATCATCGAACTGCTGGTCATCGAGGCCGGTCAACAGCCGGCGCTTGCCCCACGCATCATAGGAGGAGCGCTCGAGGATCCGGCCCTGGTTGTCGGTAACCGCCACGATCGAGCCCAGATGGTCGGTATGCAGATAGCGTTCCTGCGGATGGGCGGCGCTGATGCTGACACCGCCTTCATCGATGCGCAGGTTGTCCAGGTAGGTCAGGCTATCGCTGTTGGCCGGGCCACTGCGGCCATAGGCCACGAAGCGCAGTTGGCCGAGCTGAGGGATATGCGTGCTGTATTGATAGCCGGCACTGCGCTGGCCGCCCTTCGGATAGAAGTACAGGCTGCTGCCGCTTTCGTGGGCTTCGATTTCCAGGGTGTAGTGGGTATTGGTCACCTCACCCAGGAGGTGATTGAGGGTACTGGCGGTACCGCCGTTGGGGTTTTTGCTGGTCACCCGGGCGTAGAGCTTGTTGC
Above is a genomic segment from Halopseudomonas litoralis containing:
- a CDS encoding type II secretion system protein produces the protein MPSLRFMHARGFTYIEMLASLAIISLIASISFPLWTLQQEREKEQDLRLALREIRTAIDTYKHAYDEHRIEQREGSYGYPKSLGELVEGVVDVSTPDRRKLYFLRRIPLNPYMAADVPRDEHWIPLGYREQGKEQRGRDELFDIKAVVP